In Clostridium swellfunianum, a genomic segment contains:
- a CDS encoding BglG family transcription antiterminator, which produces MNERCNQILLSIINNEDYITISQLSSMFNVSQRTIRYDLDTIDEFLRDNNCELLVRKQKLGVGFVKDINKKNKIVKIIGNQELSFYALGKEERINIMISQILQSRDFIKIDSLVEKTQTSRATISNDIKYIKKWFKEKNIKLTAVPKKGFIVEGKEYFIRKALLEVITNSIDIDTYERNPQKSQNTRFNFSLYKEVEEFFKEINLDLIKTFLENAEKELEIVLTDEAFTNLFINIAYSIKRIKEGKSIVETKNHDSIIETKEFKVIKRLSKKIEDEYKIKINNEEIKFIAIELLGSSLTNCNQRISENWVEINLIVKDFIEAISLQEEIDLLNDKQLFLGIVNHLRPAIYRMKNNIILVNPILEEIKNKYAKIFLELKKCVYLLEEALGCKFNESELGYLTIHFAAALERNKTIKSSKKNVVIVCSEGIGTSQMIVSTIVKRFKVNIVEVTTKRYLHKVIAENKVDLIISTIQLNTKIKTIIVNPIISSDDIKLLKEAIEEIEEEDREIKSFIETIRKSCTINDEERLIYDLRKLLNYKDEIMIKERYKPMLKEVITENEILTNVEAKDWKEAVRIGGQLLFKAGKIEERYIEEMIQNVEENGAYIVIAPKIAMPHARPEKGAKDIGLSLITLKNPINFGNPVNDPVSLVISLCAVDHSSHLIALSELMDILSNEEKVKYILSEMDPNKIIKLIKEV; this is translated from the coding sequence ATGAATGAAAGATGTAATCAGATTTTATTATCCATTATAAATAACGAAGATTATATCACTATAAGCCAACTAAGCAGCATGTTTAATGTGTCCCAAAGGACAATTAGATACGATTTAGATACTATAGATGAATTTTTAAGGGATAACAATTGTGAGTTATTGGTAAGAAAACAAAAATTAGGAGTAGGGTTTGTTAAGGATATAAATAAAAAAAATAAGATAGTAAAAATAATAGGAAACCAAGAATTATCTTTTTATGCTTTAGGTAAGGAAGAAAGAATTAACATAATGATTAGCCAAATACTTCAGTCTAGAGACTTTATAAAGATAGACAGCTTGGTTGAGAAAACTCAAACCAGCAGGGCAACAATATCTAATGACATAAAATATATAAAGAAATGGTTTAAGGAAAAAAATATTAAGCTAACTGCTGTGCCTAAAAAAGGCTTTATAGTTGAAGGCAAGGAGTACTTTATAAGAAAGGCCTTGCTAGAGGTTATAACTAACTCAATAGATATTGATACCTATGAAAGAAATCCTCAAAAGAGCCAAAATACTAGATTTAATTTCTCTCTTTATAAGGAAGTAGAAGAATTTTTTAAAGAAATTAATCTGGATTTAATAAAAACCTTTTTAGAAAATGCAGAAAAGGAATTAGAAATCGTCTTAACTGATGAAGCCTTTACCAATTTGTTTATAAATATTGCATATTCAATAAAGCGCATAAAAGAAGGCAAATCAATAGTAGAAACAAAAAATCATGACAGCATTATAGAAACAAAAGAATTTAAAGTTATAAAGAGATTAAGCAAAAAAATTGAAGATGAATATAAAATTAAAATCAATAATGAGGAAATTAAATTCATTGCTATTGAACTACTAGGAAGTAGCTTAACGAATTGTAATCAGAGAATAAGTGAAAATTGGGTGGAAATAAATTTAATTGTAAAAGATTTTATAGAAGCTATAAGCTTGCAGGAAGAAATAGATTTATTAAATGACAAGCAATTGTTTTTAGGAATAGTTAATCATTTAAGACCTGCAATCTATAGAATGAAAAATAATATTATTTTAGTAAATCCAATTTTGGAGGAAATAAAAAATAAGTATGCAAAGATATTTTTAGAGCTTAAAAAGTGTGTATATTTATTGGAGGAAGCTTTAGGCTGTAAATTTAATGAATCTGAATTAGGCTACTTAACAATACACTTTGCTGCAGCCTTAGAAAGAAATAAAACTATTAAATCCAGTAAAAAAAATGTAGTTATAGTTTGCTCTGAAGGCATTGGAACCTCGCAAATGATTGTATCGACTATTGTGAAAAGGTTTAAGGTTAATATAGTTGAGGTAACTACTAAAAGATATCTTCATAAGGTAATAGCTGAGAATAAGGTGGATTTAATAATATCAACTATTCAGTTAAATACAAAGATAAAAACAATAATAGTTAACCCTATTATTTCAAGCGATGACATAAAGCTTCTGAAGGAAGCTATTGAAGAAATAGAGGAAGAAGATAGAGAAATAAAAAGTTTTATTGAGACTATAAGAAAAAGCTGCACTATAAATGATGAGGAAAGGTTAATTTATGATTTAAGGAAATTATTGAATTATAAAGATGAAATAATGATAAAGGAGAGATATAAACCAATGTTAAAGGAAGTTATAACAGAAAATGAGATTTTAACAAATGTAGAAGCAAAGGATTGGAAAGAAGCAGTTAGGATAGGCGGGCAGTTATTATTTAAGGCAGGAAAAATTGAAGAAAGATATATAGAGGAAATGATACAAAATGTGGAAGAAAACGGGGCATATATTGTTATAGCACCTAAGATAGCCATGCCTCATGCAAGACCAGAAAAAGGAGCAAAGGATATAGGCTTAAGCCTCATAACCTTAAAAAACCCTATAAACTTTGGAAACCCTGTAAATGACCCAGTAAGCTTAGTTATTAGTTTATGTGCTGTTGATCATTCCTCTCACTTAATAGCTTTATCTGAACTTATGGATATTTTATCAAATGAGGAAAAGGTTAAGTATATATTAAGTGAGATGGATCCAAATAAAATTATAAAATTAATAAAAGAGGTGTAG
- a CDS encoding PTS sugar transporter subunit IIB, whose product MIKIVTVCGAGVGSSMMLRVFAQQIIEAENIEAEIDAADIGSVNASEYDIVITTSDFANVLRESTAKIVRIDNLMDKNYLKSELLAAIKEL is encoded by the coding sequence ATGATAAAAATTGTAACAGTGTGTGGAGCAGGGGTAGGAAGCAGTATGATGCTTAGAGTGTTTGCACAACAGATAATTGAAGCTGAGAATATTGAGGCTGAAATAGATGCTGCAGATATAGGCTCAGTAAATGCAAGTGAATATGATATTGTTATTACTACCTCGGATTTTGCCAATGTACTAAGAGAAAGTACAGCTAAGATAGTTAGAATTGACAACCTAATGGACAAAAACTATTTAAAAAGTGAATTATTAGCTGCAATTAAAGAATTATAA
- a CDS encoding CBO0543 family protein — MELISPHKFHFLEDNKNKKIPFQGAYMTIEKFIYLAIALMSAVSTLYIKKEDIRKALISFLTFQASTWSTSITLVQTGIITYPVREFTKATNVNFIPQFMFFPCIFMWFVLLFPKDRSFLMKVIHYVIFVSIMVWFICFAHKYTLINRYLNTCDFKVVRNGYIRNFLQYGLCHLLVTWFLKKENKHRVV; from the coding sequence GTGGAGCTAATTTCACCGCATAAGTTCCATTTTCTTGAAGATAATAAGAACAAGAAAATTCCATTTCAAGGAGCCTATATGACAATAGAAAAGTTTATATACCTTGCAATAGCTTTAATGTCAGCAGTATCAACTTTATACATTAAAAAGGAAGACATCAGAAAGGCGCTTATTTCGTTTTTAACCTTTCAAGCCTCCACCTGGTCTACCTCCATTACGCTTGTACAAACAGGAATAATTACTTATCCTGTAAGGGAGTTTACGAAGGCGACAAATGTAAATTTCATACCTCAGTTTATGTTTTTTCCTTGTATTTTCATGTGGTTTGTACTGCTTTTTCCAAAAGACCGAAGCTTTTTAATGAAAGTTATACACTACGTAATTTTTGTATCAATTATGGTATGGTTTATTTGTTTCGCTCATAAATATACCTTGATAAACCGTTACTTAAATACTTGTGATTTTAAAGTTGTTAGAAATGGCTACATAAGAAACTTTTTGCAGTATGGCTTATGTCATCTGTTAGTAACTTGGTTTTTGAAGAAAGAAAACAAACATAGGGTGGTATGA
- a CDS encoding CBO0543 family protein — MHLREKFIISSVWVITLISTFFIPKQKYREAYFIFMFSQLPSWIFGLVVVEAGLIAYPVRELSRANATSFSFEFLVLPFMCIFFNLYYPVNKNLFRKLSYYITILGPFTLAEYFTEKYTDIIEYLHWAWYTTFITMILFIYFVRAAYKWYFRLDKPFHIS, encoded by the coding sequence ATGCATTTAAGAGAAAAGTTTATAATAAGCAGCGTATGGGTTATAACCTTAATTTCAACATTTTTCATACCCAAGCAAAAGTATCGCGAGGCCTATTTTATTTTCATGTTTTCTCAGCTTCCTTCTTGGATTTTTGGTTTGGTGGTTGTAGAGGCAGGGCTTATTGCTTACCCTGTGAGAGAACTGTCCAGAGCTAATGCAACCAGCTTCAGCTTTGAGTTTTTAGTGCTGCCCTTTATGTGCATATTTTTTAATCTTTATTATCCTGTAAATAAAAATCTTTTTAGAAAGCTTTCATATTACATAACTATACTAGGACCCTTCACCTTGGCAGAATATTTCACAGAAAAGTACACAGACATAATAGAGTACCTTCACTGGGCTTGGTACACAACCTTTATTACTATGATTCTTTTTATTTACTTTGTGAGGGCGGCTTATAAATGGTATTTTAGGCTGGATAAGCCATTTCATATTTCGTAA
- a CDS encoding response regulator transcription factor, with product MKKILIIEDDKILNKGVSFALKKEGYDILSAYSKAEGKQMILNEKIDFLLIDINLPDGNGLELCKEVRDKAGFPIVFFTANDTEEDMVKGFETGCDDYIAKPFSVELLRHKINAILKRSNMVNRNVFEYKALKIDFDRMLVAVAEKEINLTATEYKLLELLAKNKGKVVTKEILLEKLWDNSGNFVDENTLSVNIRRLRKKIETDSKNPQYIVTVFGIGYTFGE from the coding sequence ATGAAGAAAATACTAATAATAGAAGATGATAAGATACTTAATAAAGGTGTGTCCTTTGCATTAAAGAAAGAGGGCTATGACATACTTTCTGCTTATTCAAAAGCTGAAGGAAAGCAAATGATACTTAATGAAAAAATTGATTTTTTACTTATAGATATAAATTTACCTGATGGAAATGGCTTAGAGCTCTGCAAGGAAGTTAGGGATAAAGCAGGTTTTCCAATAGTGTTCTTTACAGCTAATGATACAGAAGAAGATATGGTTAAAGGCTTTGAAACTGGATGTGATGATTACATAGCCAAGCCTTTTTCAGTGGAGTTATTAAGACATAAAATTAATGCAATACTTAAAAGAAGCAATATGGTGAATAGAAATGTGTTTGAGTATAAAGCTTTGAAAATAGATTTTGATAGGATGCTGGTAGCAGTAGCTGAAAAAGAAATAAATTTAACCGCAACGGAATATAAGCTGTTGGAACTGCTTGCAAAAAACAAAGGAAAGGTGGTTACAAAAGAAATACTTTTAGAAAAGCTATGGGATAATAGCGGGAATTTCGTTGACGAAAATACTTTAAGTGTAAATATAAGAAGGCTTAGAAAGAAGATAGAAACGGATTCGAAAAATCCGCAATACATAGTAACAGTGTTTGGTATTGGATATACCTTTGGAGAGTAA
- a CDS encoding sensor histidine kinase encodes MRINFKKASFIYKAATILMTICLNTYVYFIEANNKVAIILLFFSAFIVGGMFFYERLYKNYMEEMFVELSDMLAAIIDMRDEEAFSTAEDTLLSKLQHQTIKLTNILKEKNKQIETDRNEIKSLISDIAHQLKTPLTNLKMYVELFQDESLNEEDKEEFNKIIMLSLNRLSFLIESMIKMSRLESGIIQLKPQMNNLIDTILIAINQVQKKAKAKNMEIELKEIDKVKVTHDKNWLSEAFFNILENAVKYSDTSEVIRITVQQYEMFVRVDIKDNGIGIKADEMPKIFSRFYRGKNVGEIEGIGIGLYLTREIVSRHGGYIKVYSNKTGSTFSVFLPGK; translated from the coding sequence ATGAGAATTAATTTTAAAAAGGCAAGCTTTATTTATAAAGCAGCTACAATATTGATGACTATCTGTTTAAATACTTATGTTTACTTTATAGAAGCAAACAATAAAGTAGCTATAATTTTGCTGTTTTTTTCTGCATTTATAGTTGGTGGAATGTTTTTTTATGAAAGACTCTATAAAAATTATATGGAAGAGATGTTTGTAGAGCTATCCGATATGCTAGCAGCTATTATAGATATGAGAGATGAGGAAGCATTTTCTACTGCGGAAGATACTTTGCTGTCTAAGCTGCAGCATCAAACTATTAAGCTGACCAACATATTAAAGGAAAAAAACAAACAAATAGAAACTGATAGAAATGAAATTAAATCCTTAATTTCCGATATAGCTCATCAGCTTAAAACACCTTTAACCAACTTAAAAATGTATGTAGAGCTTTTTCAAGATGAAAGCTTAAATGAAGAAGATAAAGAGGAATTTAATAAAATAATTATGCTTTCATTAAATCGATTAAGCTTTTTAATAGAAAGTATGATTAAAATGTCCAGGCTAGAGAGCGGGATAATTCAATTAAAACCGCAAATGAATAATCTAATTGATACTATATTGATAGCAATAAATCAAGTGCAGAAAAAAGCCAAGGCTAAAAATATGGAGATTGAGTTAAAGGAAATAGATAAAGTAAAAGTTACTCATGATAAAAATTGGTTGTCAGAAGCATTTTTTAATATCTTAGAAAATGCAGTGAAATATTCTGATACAAGTGAAGTTATAAGGATAACCGTGCAGCAATACGAAATGTTTGTTAGAGTTGATATTAAAGATAATGGTATCGGAATTAAAGCGGATGAAATGCCTAAAATTTTTTCGAGATTTTATAGAGGCAAAAACGTAGGCGAAATTGAAGGAATCGGAATAGGCTTATACTTAACAAGAGAAATAGTATCAAGGCATGGAGGCTATATTAAGGTTTATTCCAATAAGACTGGATCAACTTTTTCTGTATTTTTACCTGGTAAATAA
- a CDS encoding ABC transporter permease, giving the protein MQFENNNKEVIKRVTKRSLKKNKIRNIFTVIAIILTTFMISSVFSIGISFVKNYKTMNLRLQGNTATAALANPTDNQIKEIESLNLLDSIGYEINVGMVVLDSLEKNRTNIQIKYSNKDNFQKQITPCVSDIEGAYPTEENQIIASKKSLEFLEKSAAKIGDKIEIPCKINGKVINKEFVLSGTYTTYGVIQDTGYLLVSEKFAEQNNLTLKDNGILLMTLKQELKKTAPAILDKKISLNGNQKFSYSFDRTEDLSSTALATTVLIVIIALFIVLSGYLLIYNIIYISVTKDINFYGLLKTIGTSPKQIKKIVKGQVFRLSIAGIPIGLILGAVVSFVIVPLAMGTFFDNATASAMPGKVSFNPVIFIAAALFSLLTVTLSCRKPAKIAGNISPTEALRYTGSKTKKQKKNRNTTNGGKLYKMAWYNVFREKKRAIVVFLSLFMGIMTFLTVNTFLGSLSAENYIKRYVKNDFTIQNVKAAQGKIDADIINEIKAMKGIEHINIVTSSKLELKMNEDILLPALKEGYKRVNSSKGGLEQYLKNIKENPSLLNASVVGIDDKLIEGFNEEAKEKIDIEAFKSGRLILLDSWYYGEDYKDINGQLTIKNPRKNTSAGFNVDIVKDQNNAFPSGLPAPLGIPTIYMSNSALKELDSDAVNHFLFLNVDNKYEEQIESELKNIASNRGLWLESRSDETEAFNKTQMVMNILGGGISIILILIGILNFINVMITGVNVRLRELAIMESIGMTKKQIKKMLTCEGLYYAGIIAIFIATIGMAIIYAIAELTKKIADYAEFVFPTVTLTILIAFVFAVCLITPAIVFKQSSKSSVIERIREIES; this is encoded by the coding sequence ATGCAGTTTGAGAACAACAATAAAGAAGTTATAAAAAGAGTGACTAAAAGATCTCTAAAGAAAAATAAGATAAGAAATATATTTACTGTTATTGCAATAATACTCACAACTTTTATGATTTCATCTGTTTTTAGTATAGGCATAAGCTTTGTTAAGAACTATAAGACAATGAATTTAAGATTGCAAGGAAATACAGCAACAGCTGCTCTAGCAAATCCTACAGATAATCAAATTAAAGAGATAGAGTCTTTAAATTTGTTAGACAGTATAGGCTATGAAATAAATGTTGGAATGGTTGTTCTTGACAGCTTAGAAAAAAACAGAACAAACATACAAATTAAATATAGCAATAAGGATAACTTTCAAAAACAAATAACCCCATGTGTAAGCGATATTGAAGGAGCTTATCCTACAGAGGAAAATCAGATAATAGCCTCTAAAAAATCTTTGGAGTTTTTAGAAAAAAGTGCTGCTAAAATAGGGGATAAAATAGAAATTCCATGTAAAATTAACGGCAAGGTAATAAATAAAGAATTTGTGTTAAGCGGCACTTACACTACCTATGGTGTGATACAAGATACAGGCTACTTATTAGTTTCTGAAAAATTTGCAGAACAAAATAATTTAACCTTAAAAGACAACGGAATACTTCTTATGACTTTAAAACAAGAGCTCAAGAAAACTGCACCAGCTATATTAGATAAAAAGATTTCTCTTAATGGAAATCAAAAATTTTCTTATAGCTTTGATAGAACAGAAGATTTATCAAGTACAGCTTTAGCAACTACAGTTTTGATAGTGATAATAGCATTATTTATAGTTCTTAGCGGGTATCTTCTTATTTACAACATTATTTATATATCAGTTACTAAAGATATTAATTTCTATGGGCTGCTTAAAACTATAGGAACATCCCCAAAGCAGATTAAGAAGATAGTAAAAGGGCAAGTGTTTAGACTTTCCATTGCTGGAATACCAATAGGACTGATTTTAGGAGCTGTAGTGTCTTTTGTAATTGTGCCATTAGCAATGGGAACATTTTTTGATAATGCAACTGCAAGTGCTATGCCGGGCAAAGTTTCTTTTAATCCAGTAATCTTTATAGCAGCAGCATTATTTTCATTATTAACAGTTACCCTAAGCTGCAGGAAACCAGCAAAAATTGCAGGCAATATCTCACCTACAGAAGCTTTACGCTATACAGGAAGCAAGACCAAAAAGCAAAAGAAAAATAGAAATACAACTAATGGCGGAAAGCTGTATAAAATGGCTTGGTATAATGTATTTAGGGAAAAGAAGAGAGCTATAGTAGTGTTTCTGTCATTATTCATGGGGATTATGACATTTTTAACTGTTAATACCTTTCTTGGCAGTTTAAGCGCTGAAAACTATATAAAAAGATATGTAAAAAATGATTTCACAATACAAAATGTTAAGGCTGCCCAAGGAAAAATTGATGCTGATATTATAAATGAAATAAAAGCTATGAAAGGCATTGAACACATAAATATAGTAACCTCAAGCAAGCTAGAATTAAAGATGAATGAAGACATATTATTGCCAGCTTTAAAAGAGGGCTACAAAAGAGTAAATTCTTCTAAGGGCGGCTTAGAGCAATATTTAAAAAATATAAAAGAAAATCCAAGCTTATTAAATGCTTCAGTAGTAGGAATAGATGATAAGCTTATAGAAGGTTTTAATGAAGAAGCTAAAGAAAAAATAGATATAGAGGCCTTTAAAAGCGGTAGATTAATCTTATTAGATTCATGGTATTATGGTGAGGATTATAAGGATATAAATGGCCAGTTAACTATAAAAAATCCTAGAAAAAATACCTCTGCAGGCTTCAATGTTGATATAGTAAAGGATCAGAACAATGCATTTCCTTCAGGACTACCTGCTCCCTTAGGAATTCCAACAATTTATATGAGCAATTCAGCATTGAAAGAATTAGACAGCGATGCGGTAAATCATTTTCTATTCCTTAATGTAGATAATAAGTATGAGGAGCAAATTGAAAGTGAATTAAAGAATATTGCCAGCAATCGGGGATTATGGCTTGAATCAAGAAGTGATGAAACAGAAGCTTTTAATAAGACACAAATGGTAATGAATATACTTGGTGGTGGCATTTCAATTATTCTAATATTAATAGGAATATTAAATTTTATTAATGTTATGATAACAGGGGTAAATGTCAGATTAAGAGAGTTGGCTATAATGGAAAGCATCGGCATGACCAAGAAGCAGATTAAAAAGATGTTAACCTGTGAGGGGTTATATTATGCCGGAATAATAGCTATATTCATAGCAACTATAGGTATGGCAATAATTTATGCAATTGCAGAACTTACAAAGAAAATTGCGGATTATGCAGAATTTGTATTTCCAACAGTTACATTAACAATATTAATAGCCTTTGTTTTTGCAGTATGTTTAATTACTCCTGCAATTGTATTTAAGCAATCCTCAAAAAGTAGTGTAATAGAGAGAATTAGAGAAATAGAGAGCTAA
- a CDS encoding lysozyme inhibitor LprI family protein: protein MKNKKIVLLMLAALSIFALSACTKGSKENEGSTNKIVQSQPEKANQDKADNTSKTDSQASTKDAKEDKSAQEATAAKPVNNAAKIEGKRKEFIGKLDNIQKQLDALPVKKDSDAGVTNAMRSYYGKSYEEYDKALNEIYALLKKQLSQETMKKLQAEQVKWIAQKEADAKKAAEKYKGGTFEFVANYSSLYESTKKRCYELVNQYMTD from the coding sequence ATGAAAAATAAAAAAATTGTACTTTTAATGCTTGCAGCATTATCAATATTTGCATTGTCAGCATGTACAAAAGGCAGTAAGGAAAATGAAGGTTCTACAAATAAAATAGTACAAAGTCAGCCTGAGAAGGCTAATCAAGATAAAGCTGATAATACAAGCAAAACAGATTCACAGGCATCAACAAAGGATGCCAAAGAAGATAAAAGTGCTCAGGAAGCTACAGCAGCAAAGCCTGTAAATAATGCAGCTAAAATAGAAGGAAAAAGAAAAGAATTTATAGGAAAGCTGGACAATATACAAAAGCAGCTGGATGCGCTACCAGTAAAGAAGGATTCTGACGCAGGAGTAACAAACGCTATGAGAAGCTATTACGGAAAGTCCTATGAAGAGTATGATAAAGCTCTAAATGAAATTTACGCTTTACTAAAGAAGCAGCTATCCCAGGAAACAATGAAAAAGCTGCAAGCTGAGCAGGTTAAATGGATTGCGCAGAAGGAAGCTGACGCAAAGAAGGCAGCAGAGAAGTATAAAGGCGGAACCTTTGAGTTTGTTGCAAACTATTCTTCCTTATACGAGTCAACTAAGAAAAGATGCTATGAGCTGGTTAACCAGTATATGACCGATTAA
- a CDS encoding tryptophan synthase subunit alpha — MNKVKKLITVYLLANFPNKEKFYKVLEEVKKAKVDYLELGIPCENPFMDGEVIANAHKLVTKRGFTEEDLQEILLYIKKNLPEVKLILMTYSDGIANYNLYNYKDYYDGILCPENFIKDNKVNRIQIYNEQLTEAEIAERLKYNKVFAYVMTGVMKTGAKGEIPKAYLKTIEKIKSHSDILIQVGFGISTPRDAAMIAESKADGVIIGSELMKRVENDSLEDIFDYLTSIKSAV, encoded by the coding sequence TTGAACAAAGTAAAAAAATTAATAACTGTATACCTGCTTGCTAATTTCCCTAATAAGGAAAAGTTTTATAAAGTATTAGAGGAAGTAAAAAAAGCTAAAGTAGATTATTTGGAATTAGGCATCCCCTGTGAAAATCCTTTTATGGATGGAGAAGTTATTGCAAATGCGCATAAGCTCGTAACTAAAAGAGGCTTTACAGAAGAGGATTTACAGGAAATATTGTTATATATTAAGAAGAACCTGCCAGAAGTTAAATTAATATTAATGACCTATAGCGATGGTATTGCAAATTATAATCTATATAATTATAAAGATTACTATGATGGCATATTATGCCCGGAGAACTTTATAAAGGACAATAAAGTAAATAGGATTCAGATATATAATGAACAATTGACAGAGGCTGAAATAGCTGAAAGGCTAAAATATAACAAGGTGTTTGCCTATGTTATGACCGGAGTTATGAAAACAGGAGCCAAAGGCGAAATTCCAAAAGCCTATTTAAAAACAATAGAAAAAATAAAAAGCCATAGCGACATATTAATTCAGGTTGGATTTGGAATAAGCACTCCAAGGGATGCAGCAATGATAGCAGAAAGCAAAGCAGATGGTGTTATTATAGGCTCTGAACTAATGAAACGAGTAGAAAATGATAGCTTAGAGGATATATTTGATTATCTAACTAGTATTAAGAGTGCAGTATAA
- a CDS encoding PTS ascorbate transporter subunit IIC, with product MKDFFMYLATNVFNEAVFLIGGVTLVGLIAQKKKLSSIISAIIKTMVGFTLITTGAQSMGISLTPMQSMLQHIFGQSSEVMDVGAAIGSSMGSIGASAALIFGFGFILNVLIARFTRFKYIHLSAHVSFFYAGLISAILGTMTSLSTVMIVVIGSMLLGIYMTFTCAYMNPLMKHVKGGEGFTIAHSSSIGCLISAGLGKLLGNKDKDLEELKLPKGFEFLREITIALTVVMTLVFAIVALIAGPTFVMENVSKGKDIITFSILNGIQFGLWITVIITGVRMMMADIVPAFHGISDKLVPNAKPGLDIPLLFPKYPTSVIVGFLSSLIASLIGMTILGFIKYPTFVFPALIPTFFTGAITAIFGNATGGRRGAIIGSFVNGLILIFGQAFLLQYVGGFQPVMRVLCETDYAFFGPLFGWLLGLF from the coding sequence ATGAAAGATTTTTTTATGTATCTAGCAACTAATGTTTTTAATGAAGCTGTGTTTCTAATTGGTGGAGTAACCCTTGTAGGGCTTATAGCTCAAAAGAAAAAACTAAGCTCTATTATATCAGCAATAATTAAAACTATGGTAGGCTTTACTCTTATTACAACAGGGGCCCAATCAATGGGGATATCCTTAACTCCAATGCAATCAATGCTTCAGCATATATTTGGACAATCCTCTGAAGTAATGGATGTTGGAGCTGCCATTGGAAGCAGTATGGGCTCAATAGGTGCCTCAGCTGCCTTGATTTTTGGCTTTGGGTTTATTTTAAATGTACTTATTGCAAGATTTACAAGGTTTAAATATATACATTTATCAGCACACGTATCATTTTTCTATGCAGGACTTATTTCTGCAATTCTTGGAACTATGACAAGCTTGTCAACTGTAATGATAGTAGTAATAGGCTCTATGCTTTTAGGAATATATATGACCTTTACTTGTGCCTATATGAACCCTTTAATGAAACATGTTAAAGGCGGCGAAGGCTTTACTATAGCTCATTCAAGCTCTATCGGCTGCTTAATATCAGCCGGGCTTGGAAAGCTTCTTGGCAATAAAGACAAGGACCTTGAAGAGCTGAAGCTTCCAAAGGGCTTTGAGTTCCTAAGGGAAATAACTATAGCCTTAACCGTGGTAATGACCTTGGTTTTTGCAATAGTAGCTTTAATAGCAGGACCAACCTTTGTAATGGAGAATGTAAGCAAGGGTAAAGATATAATTACTTTTTCAATATTAAATGGAATACAATTTGGTTTGTGGATAACTGTAATAATTACTGGAGTAAGAATGATGATGGCAGATATTGTACCAGCCTTCCATGGTATTTCAGATAAGCTGGTGCCAAACGCAAAACCTGGTCTGGATATACCATTATTATTCCCTAAGTACCCTACCTCAGTTATAGTTGGCTTTTTATCAAGCTTAATTGCAAGTTTAATTGGAATGACTATATTAGGTTTTATAAAATATCCTACTTTTGTGTTCCCAGCACTTATACCAACCTTTTTCACAGGAGCAATAACCGCTATATTCGGTAATGCAACAGGTGGAAGAAGAGGTGCTATTATTGGATCCTTTGTAAACGGACTTATATTAATTTTTGGTCAAGCATTTTTACTTCAATACGTTGGAGGCTTTCAGCCTGTAATGAGAGTACTCTGTGAAACTGACTATGCTTTCTTTGGTCCTCTATTTGGTTGGTTACTAGGTTTATTTTAA